Proteins from one Hyperolius riggenbachi isolate aHypRig1 chromosome 4, aHypRig1.pri, whole genome shotgun sequence genomic window:
- the LRRIQ4 gene encoding leucine-rich repeat and IQ domain-containing protein 4: MLELNRNSSGKIFSVRFSNAITSVLLDTNEQTWQPIQVKSEDDLPKHRVLFLDSAQQKHKEIPAQIFSLEDLEELHLEKNQIEAIPKEICHLRNIRVLYLNNNDITQLCNELGELQVLQSLDLSDNPLTCSSLAVISRLQQLRELRLYNIQLTQFPVELCKKLHHLHLLGLANNKLQSLPLEVVNLIHLKELYLQNNEFELFPKQICTLPCLEIVDLDKNRLTSIPDEISSLANLTKLFISMNKLSSIPKTLGHCTRLAVLDVSGNHLRKLPHALDELKDLTELGLSNNVFKTLPSRISKLRSLCVLYLKNTGLTTLPAEFAKLEFLKILDLSQNRFTEFPSEVCGLKRLQVLSLDDNLISSITPQVISLQNLINLGITGNRFNAFPEEVSMLESLEKLYIGQDRGTRLASLPENICLLKNLRELYIENNNLTSLPSTLHQLQKLTVLDCHNNHLNHLPDSVCQIPGLQKLLLHNNLLTTLPDNLDMLHSLDLLLLSGNPMTDPPEDVCSQGKTAVWACLKEKRHKSAMATKIQALWRGIMVRKGLGPYIYLLQMGKKEKSKKDKKVKGKGKKCAAKGKKK, encoded by the exons ATGCTTGAACTTAACCGAAATTCATCAGGCAAAATCTTCAGTGTTCGGTTTTCAAATGCCATCACATCTGTTCTATTGGATACCAATGAGCAGACCTGGCAGCCAATCCAAGTGAAATCAGAAGATGATCTGCCCAAACATCGAGTCCTTTTCTTGGACTCAGCTCAGCAGAAGCACAAAGAGATCCCTGCTCAGATTTTCAGTTTGGAAGATCTTGAAGAACTTCACTTAGAGAAGAACCAGATTGAAGCCATCCCAAAGGAAATCTGCCACCTGCGTAATATCAGAGTTCTGTACCTAAATAACAATGACATCACTCAGCTTTGCAATGAGCTTGGGGAGCTCCAGGTGCTCCAGAGCTTGGACCTTAGTGATAATCCCCTTACTTGCAGCTCTCTGGCTGTTATAAGCAGACTACAACAACTCCGTGAGCTAAGACTGTACAATATCCAGCTTACACAATTTCCGGTTGAGCTGTGCAAAAAACTTCATCATTTGCATTTACTGGGACTAGCCAACAATAAACTTCAATCTCTCCCATTAGAGGTAGTTAACTTAATACATCTTAAAGAACTTTATTTACAGAATAATGAATTTGAGTTGTTTCCAAAGCAAATCTGTACACTTCCATGTCTGGAAATTGTTGATCTTGACAAAAATAGGCTGACATCTATACCTGATGAAATTAGTAGTTTAGCTAATCTCACCAAGTTGTTTATCAGTATGAATAAGCTGTCCTCTATTCCAAAGACTCTTGGTCATTGCACTAGGCTGGCAGTTCTTGATGTTTCTGGCAACCACCTTCGTAAACTTCCCCATGCTCTTGATGAGCTGAAAGACTTGACTGAACTTGGACTGTCAAATAATGTCTTCAAAACCTTACCATCTAGAATAAGTAAGTTACGTTCCCTGTGCGTGCTGTATCTGAAAAATACCGGACTGACAACGTTGCCTGCAGAATTCGCAAAGCTAGAATTTCTGAAGATACTAGATCTCAGCCAAAATCGTTTCACTGAATTCCCCTCTGAGGTCTGTGGACTCAAACGATTGCAAGTGTTGTCATTGGACGACAATTTAATAAGTTCG ATTACACCGCAGGTGATCTCCTTACAAAATCTGATCAACTTGGGAATTACTGGAAACAGATTCAATGCTTTCCCAGAGGAAGTCTCCATGTTAGAGTCGTTGGAAAAACTTTATATCGGACAGGATCGTGGCACTCGACTTGCAAGCTTACCAGAAAACATATGCTTGCTGAAG AATCTGAGAGAACTGTACATTGAAAACAACAATCTGACGTCTCTTCCATCCACATTGCACCAGCTGCAGAAGCTTACTGTCCTGGATTGTCACAACAACCATCTAAATCATCTGCCTGATTCTGTCTGCCAAATTCCAG GACTGCAGAAATTACTTCTCCACAACAACCTGCTGACCACTCTACCAGACAACCTGGACATGTTGCACTCACTGGACCTTCTTCTACTAAGTGGGAACCCCATGACTGACCCACCAGAGGATGTGTGCAGCCAGGGGAAGACTGCTGTATGGGCTTGCCTAAAAGAAAAGAGACACAAGTCTGCGATGGCAACAAAG ATACAAGCGCTGTGGCGTGGCATCATGGTACGGAAAGGACTTGGGCCCTACATTTACCTTCTGCAGATgggcaaaaaagaaaaatcaaaaaaggataaaaaagttaagggaaaagGCAAGAAGTGTGCTGCAAAGGGGAAAAAGAAATGA
- the LRRC31 gene encoding leucine-rich repeat-containing protein 31 → MDIKGSEKKEEGQKRSPFELIFSQIQRKKSDKGKSDIFQVKRFFKGFDKDAAKSENEKNDQESDHKSSEQKKDTVTSGPVKEQDVPDADALGWWKVTNFMEKFGKKAEVHFINLNNCGLTAADIKELGSLMPFLLDIEEIDVSWNDLIGGSLKFMTPHLNHVSRLRILSLSNCGLTGDDATALGESLQYIPKLQVLDVSWNSNIGGTLSRITRHLGDNCELKTLSLTECNLTGEDADSLATVISKMPKLEVLDLSENTEIGSKIKTLTEELKHCSCLTVLKLRSTGLRQDGTQYLSSAFQYWPHLRKLDLSCNKAAGGGFKESAARLTSFKQLELLDIRQCSLSADDVTALTQVIPLLSNLQVLDLSANKAVGLSSEHLFTRLRFLPKLKSINVSNCSLRKESFAGLAEASRYLTDLQSLDLSWNKCVGGNVKLLTETLRNATFLQSLPLSSCNLVTQDLAVLASVAQAGHLDSLEQLDLAYNDTIPDEGWSLLFESIPALKNIVELDISLRPASARDCGPWFIHLLSSLPKLPKLKELGMQRWRLSTAEQQQLSRIHRENKINIHYD, encoded by the exons GATcagagaagaaggaagaaggacaGAAAAGGTCTCCATTTGAACTGATCTTCAGCCAGATACAGAGGAAAAAGTCAGATAAGGGAAAGAGTGATATATTCCAAGTGAAGAGATTCTTCAAAGGGTTTGATAAAGATGCAGCAAAGTCTGAGAATGAAAAGAATGACCAGGAGTCAGACCACAAATCATCAGAACAGAAGAAAGATACTGTGACATCAGGCCCTGTGAAAG AACAGGATGTGCCTGATGCAGATGCCTTGGGATGGTGGAAAGTGACCAATTTTATGGAAAAGTTTGGCAAGAAAGCAGAGGTTCACTTTATAAACCTGAATAACTGTGGACTGACCGCTGCTGACATCAAAGAACTGG GTTCGCTGATGCCATTTCTCCTGGACATTGAAGAGATTGATGTTTCTTGGAATGATCTTATTGGTGGGTCTTTGAAGTTCATGACTCCTCATTTGAATCATGTCAGTAGACTACGAATACTCAGTTTGAGCAATTGTGGTCTCACAGGGGATGATGCCACTGCTCTAG GTGAATCGCTTCAATATATTCCTAAATTGCAAGTTCTAGATGTTTCATGGAACAGTAACATAGGAGGGACCTTATCTAGGATTACACGACATTTGGGAGACAACTGTGAGTTAAAGACTTTAAGTTTAACAGAATGCAACCTTACCGGAGAAGATGCCGATTCCTTAG CAACTGTCATCAGCAAAATGCCAAAGTTGGAAGTTCTGGACCTTTCAGAGAACACGGAAATCGGAAGTAAAATTAAGACTCTTACAGAAGAGCTCAAACACTGCTCTTGCTTAACTGTGTTAAAACTCCGCTCTACTGGCCTACGACAGGACGGCACCCAGTATCTGA GTTCTGCTTTCCAGTACTGGCCTCACCTAAGGAAACTGGACCTGTCCTGCAATAAGGCAGCAGGCGGAGGATTTAAAGAATCAGCAGCTCGTTTAACCTCTTTCAAACAGTTGGAGCTCCTGGATATCCGCCAGTGCTCTCTATCTGCAGATGATGTCACAGCACTAA CACAGGTCATACCTCTGCTATCCAATCTTCAGGTGCTGGACTTATCAGCAAATAAAGCTGTAGGGCTGTCTTCGGAGCACCTTTTCACCAGGCTACGCTTTCTGCCAAAGCTGAAATCCATCAATGTCAGCAACTGCTCCTTACGGAAAGAATCCTTCGCTGGACTGG CTGAAGCCTCACGATATCTCACAGACCTGCAGTCACTGGACCTATCCTGGAATAAGTGTGTTGGAGGAAACGTTAAACTGCTTACAGAAACTCTGCGAAATGCTACATTTCTGCAAAGCCTTCCACTGAGCAGCTGCAACCTGGTGACACAAGACCTGGCGGTTTTAG CATCAGTAGCACAAGCCGGACACTTGGACAGCTTGGAGCAGCTTGATCTAGCCTACAATGACACAATTCCTGATGAAGGCTGGTCCCTGTTATTTGAAAGCATCCCGGCTCTGAAGAACATTGTTGAGTTGGATATCAGTTTGAGACCTGCTTCTGCCCGTGACTGTGGTCCATGGTTCATTCACTTATTATCCAGTCTGCCAAAACTGCCAAAACTGAAGGAACTGGGAATGCAACGATGGAGACTATCAACAGCAGAACAACAGCAGCTCAGCAGAATACATAGGGAAAATAAGATTAATATTCACTATGACTGA